The Cutaneotrichosporon cavernicola HIS019 DNA, chromosome: 3 region TGCGGTCCGTCTTGTTGCCCCATCCCAGCGGCATCTGCGACGTGACCGCGTACGACTGGGAGGCAACTGTGAGCGTTGCATCGTCGTTGACGTTTGACTGGGTTTGTCAGCACTTGGGTGGGGCAAAAAAGACTcacggcgacgcggccatAAAGCGAccacgcctcctcgaccctGTACCAGAGGCCGTCTGCCGACTGGGTAAAGTACATGGGCAGGACTGTTTCTGGGACTGCTGATGGGCCATAATCGGGAACAGTGAGCACTGTGTATACTGGCTCGGTATGTATTGATCGCGGTTGGATCTGTTGGAGGGTTGGTGTTGGAGTGGttgtgggtgtgggtgtgggcACGGGGTTGGCGGCAACGAACGGGAgtgagaggagggcgagggcggcgacggcagcAGTAGCGACCCGGGTTCGTGGTCGCCTCGGCTCAAGAACCGGCGCTTGTGTGCgcccgacctcggcctcggcatccgAGCACGGGTTGCATTGCAAGCGGCTCGGTCCAGCGTCTCCCTCATCTCCAAAGTCTGTGATGGGTCCGCCGATGGGCCAGCGCCATGTAGGTAATGGTGGCGGTTTTGGTGGCCGCGGTGGATGCCGCGTACAAGGGCCGGGTGACCGACTCATCGCATGTGCGGCGCGAGAGGGCTGTTGGTGCCGGTAAAAGGGGCCCGAATGGGCGAGGTGGCCTCGCCACCTGTAGTTGTCTGATCGGGACTGGTTCGGACCACAGGGACAAAGTGTGTTGTTGGCAACCGGCTGCCTGGTATTTTCGTCCAGGAAGCGTTGTTGGTAGGCGGAGAAGGCAAGGTGACcagcgaggaaggggacTTGGTCAAGTctgggtggggtgggggggtTGGAGCGATGGGgcgtgggagggggaggggaaggggggcGCGCGATGTCGCGAGTGGTGGTGAACAAGTGTGCCAAGGGTGATGAGGTTGGGTGTGTGTAATTGAAAGTAGAAGTGAGGCCGATGAAGCACGAGGTCAAGTCGGTGAGGGATTGGAGGAAGTGGAATggcgggggggggggaggggttgggtggacagggagaggatgatgaAAGGGGCGGGGGGCGGGGGGCGGGTGACGGCGGGTGGTGGGCGCGCCGAAGGCTTTAGGGGGGTGGTGACGGTTTGGAGGAtgggggaggaaggggaggagagggtgtTTGAAGGATGAGAGTGTtcgagggtgacgagggtTGAGTTGTGGATGGACTGTGATGTTGATGAGATGGTGAATTGGTAGTGGTATCGGATGAGCTACGAGGTCACGAGGTAgagcggtggtggggtggtgCAGTGCGGTGCTGTACTGTAGAGTGGTGTGGTGCGGTTGTATTGTGGCTCATCTGTCtggagggagagggttAGGGGTTGGGTTGTGGGATGGAACAAGCACCGCAGCAGAGGGTTTGGTTAATCCTATCAAAAAGTTCAAGGTAAAGGAAGAGAGAGTCGTAGGGTAATGGGTTAAATCTGtcccctcggcctccttgccaCGTGTTGGATTCAGGATCATCAGGGATCTCTGGATACCCTGTCAGTCAGAAGCAAATCCTTCATCCAGCCTGATTTGTATATTAATATTAGAAAATAAAGTACTCAGCCGGCCATCTAAATCGAGCTTTTACTTGGTTCCGATGGCCGAGAACCCTGAATTTGCCAGTCGCAAGTGGCTCTCATTGTCTATTGAAGGTTTGTATGTAGCTATATGTAGGTTGCAGGACCATCAGACGACGCAGAGGACGTCCGACATGTCGGTCTGGTCAGCAATTAGCTATTCATGTATTAATAACATGAAGACTGGGAGACTGGTAACTGGTGAGTTTGTGGTTTGGTCACGCGGTAAGGGTTATTAGAGTGTCCGTGTCTGAGTGGTGTTATTTTGAGCGGTGCCCGCTGCGCAGTTGATCCAAACTAAGAATAATGGATCTTTTGCTTTGTTCATTCCACACTCGTCATCTTGCAACTATCAACCAACATACAAGCATCCAAGCCAACGCTCCACTTTGTAAACCACCACCAGTTTATTTTGGTGCCACACAACTCAATCTGTACGACATACGACATCCACGCAATCCTACCATCAAGCCATGTTTGGTCGTATCCTGACTACGCATTCCCTACGTGCAAAGTGGCCGAGCTGGTCCGTGGGTTCATCCTCCGTTGAGCACACGTACATCTTGCCGTTTGATATTTGATAGTATTACAAGTATCGCTGATTATCACCCGCCCCCGGACGGACGCCCAGATTAATCATGCCGGGCATCCCAACATCCTCCCATTACATCCGACCGTTCAGCCGGTCGCACTGTCTCTCGCTCTCCACGTCAATTGTCAGTGAAACACCATGGCGCCATGGCGCCCGTCTCGTACACTGCTAAACTGCTATTTCCAGAGGAATAGCCATCCAGGCCCCATGTCTGGGCCCAAGTTTGGGGTTCGGGGTTGGGGGTTCGAGGATTCAGTCGAGTCATGTTGACATGATGAGAACGGTGTTGGCCTTGTCAAATCACTGACTCTTGCATCGCTCTAAACCAACTAAATCTACGCCTTGGCAAGGTCCCACACCTCCTTCATGAACTGGCGGTGGAACTTGCCGCGCCCAGCTTGGGCAATTGCACTAACCTCGTCCGCAGAGAGGGGCGGCTGAGAGAATGCCGCGAGTTGCTCGGCCTGGCGCTGCTTGTTGCGCGACGTGCTGGGGTGAGCCGTGTTAAAGAGACCCCGACTCACGTAACAACAGTGCCGCCACCATACTGCGATGCCCAGAGGAGCAGGACCTGTGCGGGCGTGCTGCcgcgctccttggcaaTCTTGTCGGCAACGGGGTCAACAGGACCGCCCGCGACGCGGTGTACCGAGTTAAGAGGGCCGTAGCACTGGATCTTGATGTTGTGCTGCTTCATGAGGGCTGTCAGGCGCTCCATGTTTGGTGCATGGAAGTTGTACGGGTTGTACTCGATCTGGGTGAGCGGTGGGCCagcggggaggaggcggggaAGAGGATCAAGCGAGAGGAAAAATAGAGAAGAACGATTAGATTCAAGGGAGATGCTGATAGCACAGCACACCCGTCACACACCCACCTGGTTAACCGCCGGGGCATGAGTCCAGGTCTTGCTGATCTCGAGGatatcctcctcgcggaaATTGGAGACGCCTACGGAACGCGCGAGGCCCGATTTcttgatctcctccatctgTGCCCACGCCTTCTGCAAGTCGTCGGGGACGAGGGGGGAGTGGATGAggtctggtgtgagcttgGGCGGGAGTgagcgatggcgacggcgacggcgacaagTGCGGCAAGGGCTCAGAGAGGCGGGATGAGCCTCgcactcccactcccactcgcactcgccgACACTCACACATGTCGACATagtcgacgccaagcttcttgagctcgatctcgaggaCTGCGCGGGGATCGTTaccaccctcgccgtcgcgttTGCCCCCTGGTATCAGCGCGAGATTGTTTGGGAGGGCTAATTGAATTCTGCTTgggcgggcgagcgcaCCACTCACACTTGGTGAGCACATagacgtcgtcgcgcttgccgtTCCACTGCTTCAATGCGTCGCCAATACTCTGGGAGTTTGCGTAGATCTGCGCTGCGTCCAAGCTCCTATACCCGgtctcgagggcgtcgaggacgagggcagTGCATTCCTTGGCGTACAGCGCCGTTCCGGTGCCGAACGCGATGGGGGGGATGGTTTGTCCGTCGTTGAGGGTGATGGCTGGCGTTGGCATGGTGAGTTGTGGGCCAATACTGGACAAGCTGGAGGAGTCGAGTTGAGCAAGTGAGAGAAACGGAGCAAGTGGTAGTGGCATCGCGACCATTGCCCACCCCGCACAGCACATTGCCGGTTGGCCGGATTCTGTATCCAACCTTGATCCAAATGACATCAGCAacaaagtggaggtcagGCCGTGCCTTATTGTATTTGAATCAAAGTCCAGTCCGTGACGCCGTGTCTCGTCACTGGTCAAAGCCTTACATCTACACCACCACATCATGCTTGCTCGCTTGGTACCGCTATCTCGATCTGCGCAGCCGCTTTCTATACGGCATGTGCGGCGTCTATCCACTTTCCCCGCTCGGCCGGTCTTGATCCCGCCGACCCAAGTCGCCAAGCGACACGCGTCGACATCTACTTCTACTTCCATCAATGGCATGCGCGTCTCGCACCTCTTCTTGGCCCTAGCTGGCGGCGCTATCCTAATTACGACTTATGGGATGTGAGTTTCCTTTCCCAACCCCACAAAATGCTAACCCAGTTTGGAATGGTACGCCGCCTTCCGCGTGTGGCCCGCCACCATCCGTGATCCTCTGAAGAAAGCCATCAAAGCTCGCAACCACGGCGAGACtgacaaggccgagaagtATTTCCTCGCCACGCTCGCTgccgcccacgccctccAACCCTCTGAATTGGATCCGGAAGCCCTCCAGAAAATGTCCGGCCTCTACGTGACTTTTGCCGCCATGTTGGAACCGTACCATCCCGTCCGGGCCTTTGTTTGTCTTCGGGACGCTGCCTCTCTTTTCGGAGACGGGCTCGTTCCAGGAGCAGTGAGCCCGTATACGGGACAGGAAATGAATGAGAAGGACCTCACTCGGGCCATTGGACTTTGGCAGAAATTGGGCCAGATTGCTGCAAAGTTGGGCAGCTCAAgtacgccgccgccgttccCGACGCAGACTATTACACAGTTGATGGATGTCGAGGGAGAGAATGACGGTGCGTCGGCGCAACTCCTCCTGAACACGACGACTGGGCGCGAGGCAGCCAAAGCTTGGGatgaggcggccgagacgtACCTCTCGACTGCGATTGGGGCTATGCTCAAAATGGGCCTTGCGCATCGACAGGGCGCCTCCAATGAGGCCGGGACTGATGCGGGCGCGGCAGGCGCAGCGGTTCCGGGCTCTGGATCATCCGAGCCCGTCATTGTCGGACGTGACGTGCGCCTCCCACACGACAATGAGGGCGACACTGGGCGCGTCAACCGCCGCGGACTGGGTATGACCATGGAAGCCCTGTCTGAGGTTTATGGCCGCCGTGGAAGGCCAGACCTCGCTGGCCAGCTGGTGTTGCAGGCCATTACAACTATATTGCCGccccaggccgaggaggggtCGATTCAGCCAGCAGATCGATGCCAGGGTGAGTCTCTCCTAGTCCCAAATCCTAACCACAGCCGCACTCCTCATGACCTCACTCTCGACTTATGCTCTCGCCCCGTCCACCCCTGCCGCCATCAAAGCCGCACGCTCGTGGTCCCTCCGCGCACTgcaggaggcggacgcAGCAACGACCGCCGCGGGATGGGGTAAGGGCCTCCCGACGGATGTGGGGCAGGCAGTGTGTCAGCGGGCGGGCAGTGTGGCGTTGTTCAACCTCGGCATGCTTTCTGAgatggagggagggggggaggcCAAAAAGTATTTCAAGGCTGCTCTGGCAGCTGCGAGGGATTGTGGGTTTGCTGAGGGGAggcgcgaggccgccgaggctcTTAGGAGGGTCAAGGCAAAGGAGGAGAATGCGTAGAGGAGAGATGCATAATTCACAGATCACCAAAAGTCAAGATGCTTAGGGCGTCGGGACATAAAACTCACTTTATGCCCTCTGAATAGTGGGCTATTTCTTGTGTGACTACTGGTGGAGctggtcgccgccgccccacTGCCTGTTCAGCTCTACGTGTCCATCACTTCATCTACCTGTCTACAATCATACATACATACTGTACAACGTTTTAGGAAATCACTTCGCCGCCCAAGGTTGGTCACGGGACGGGAAGGAAACCAACATgctcgcccagcgcgcTAAAAAATCAACTTCAGAAGGTCCTCGTCAATGGCACTTGCCACGGCCGACACATCACCGCCGTGCCTCGCGGCGTGCGCAACATTGTccatcgtcgccatcaccgcttcgtcctcctccttgtcggcaAGGTAGATCGACGTGCCGTTGCGCACACCCTGTGCTAAGATGCGCGACTCGACCGTGTCGAGTGTCGCATAGCAGTAGACACGCGTCTCCTGCTGCTGTCCGAGACGATCGACACGCCCAATCGCTTGCAGCTCAAAGCTGTGTTGCAGGACCGGCTCAAGGAGATGCACTGTCCCACAAGACGTCAGAGTCAGGcccgcgctctcgcgctccgcgTGCAGCAGGAAGACTGTGATCGACTTGTCGGCGTGGAACTTCTCCACCACATTGTTCTTCTTCGAATTGGCATCAAACGACACAAACTTGATGCCGTTTGCACGCAGTGCTTGCTCGACAACTAAAGGTCAGCCAGGCGGCATGGACAAACTCACTATGTAGAGAATCGGCCCAGTTCGAGAACACAACGTGGCGCACGGTTGGATGCAAGATCTTGTACCACTTTAGATGTTTGACGAGGAAGTCGATCTTGGAGCCGTACTCGCCCATCGTGTCCATTGCATGGATGTCCCTCTGGCTCGTTGGCGGCATGTAGTTGATCctgtcgagcgcgcggtTGCGCGCATCTCGCTCGGCAgccgcgctcgcctcgtccaCATCGCCGAAGAGATCCTCGTCCAGtacctcctcttcctcagACTGGGATGGCTGTCCAGTCGCTTGCAAGTCAGAGGTACCAGCCTCAGCTTCGTTCGGCTTCATGATACGTACACGCGTCGCTTCGCGCTCGTTGATTGGCTGCTTGCACGTCGCACACTTGCGGCCCATGTACGCCGACTTGCGATACTCCTTGTAGCACGACACGCAGAAAGCGTGCCCACAGCCAAGTAGCATTGCAAAGGTGTCGTCCGATGTGCCAAAGCAGATGACACACTCCTCGTGCATGTCGCGCATGgcgtcaccgccaccgccgccgaggtaCTGGAGGTATCGGCCGCGCACACGGAGGGCCTGGAGGCGTTCATTGCAGCCTTGAACCATGCGGTCGACATTGCGGTATGCCTGCCGGAAGATTGTCGAGTCCTCAGACGCGACCGAGTCGGAGATGTCCTGCAGGGCGGCAAAGTAGACAGCCCGCCGATTGAACGTTGCACGGATCGTCTCGAGCTCTTTGTTCAACTTTGTGGCCATCTCTGTCTGGGCCTTGATGTACGCCCGCAAGTAAGTCGCCGCATCCTTCGCAATCAACGACTCCTCCTGTCTCAGCGCACTGTGCTCAATGTTGTTGAGGTCAATGAGCATGGCTTTGAGCGGGCGTTCGCAGTCCTCCTGCTTGCGGCGGTCACGGAATGCCTGCCGCTCGAGCATGAGGTTAAGCGTCTGGTCGTCAACCTGGGTCAGGTCGATGTTctgcgcgtcctcggcggcgtcctTCGAGTTCTTGGTTACACGCTTCTTGGTGATGCGACTCTCATGGGTGGCAAGAATGGTGCGGTCTTCCACCAGCATTTCTGGAATGGTCAGCTGGGTTTGTACACATGCGCAACTCACCTTTGCGATCCGCAATGGCAGCTGCGTATGCGGTAAGGTATGCCTCGACTACGAGTCAGCGGTAACTTCCGACCACTTACTCTCTCCCTGCGCTTGGAGCGCTTTGGCATAATACTCTTCGTCGGGGTTCTCCACCTCCTGTCCTTCTCCAGGCAACGGGACCTCCTCATTCGGCGCCTCGACAGGTCCAGTCAGCAGTTCGTAGAGCTTCTGGCGCCAACTATGCACAAGTAGGGCGTTGTCGTTCAGAATCTTGAGCAAACTGTTGGACTGCTCAATTACGTTGGACGACAAGAGGCCGCCCAAGTGGTTGGTATTGCTGGAACGAAGATCATCAGCCCGGGCGTACGCGGGGTGCTGTTCAAACGCCGTAGCTAGGGTCGTGATCGACCGTTCGGCAATCTCGAGAGGGCGCTTGAGGATTTCCCTGCGgatggcctcggccgcttCATAGCCTGCCACTTCCCTGCCTTCGTCGAGCATCTGGTGGTGggcgtcgccctcgaggaacCATGCACGATGGACAAGGAGCAGCGTCTCACGGATGCTGCGGTCAGATGGGACCTTTTGCCTATCTCACCTGGAACGAATCGACGTGATCAGCTTGACGCGGTCGCGTTCGTGCCGCGACAACTTGTGGGTttcctcttcatccacACTGTCCTCACGGTCCccgacggcctcggccaaCTGAGCTCGTGCACTCTCAAGTAACGCCGTACTCATCTGGCGTACCTCCTCGTATTGCCCGATCGCGCGTAACTGTCGCATGTTGTCATTGTCGTTAAGGATGTACAGCTGGCCCTTCTTGATCTTGTACCGCATGAGCAGACGGGTCTCGGTGATAACCTCGGCCTGATGATCGTCGTTCATTTTCTTCAG contains the following coding sequences:
- a CDS encoding uncharacterized protein (Tpr domain-containing protein), which codes for MRVSHLFLALAGGAILITTYGILEWYAAFRVWPATIRDPLKKAIKARNHGETDKAEKYFLATLAAAHALQPSELDPEALQKMSGLYVTFAAMLEPYHPVRAFVCLRDAASLFGDGLVPGAVSPYTGQEMNEKDLTRAIGLWQKLGQIAAKLGSSSTPPPFPTQTITQLMDVEGENDGASAQLLLNTTTGREAAKAWDEAAETYLSTAIGAMLKMGLAHRQGASNEAGTDAGAAGAAVPGSGSSEPVIVGRDVRLPHDNEGDTGRVNRRGLGMTMEALSEVYGRRGRPDLAGQLVLQAITTILPPQAEEGSIQPADRCQAALLMTSLSTYALAPSTPAAIKAARSWSLRALQEADAATTAAGWGKGLPTDVGQAVCQRAGSVALFNLGMLSEMEGGGEAKKYFKAALAAARDCGFAEGRREAAEALRRVKAKEENA
- a CDS encoding uncharacterized protein (Aldo/keto reductase family) → MPTPAITLNDGQTIPPIAFGTGTALYAKECTALVLDALETGYRSLDAAQIYANSQSIGDALKQWNGKRDDVYVLTKWGKRDGEGGNDPRAVLEIELKKLGVDYVDMYLIHSPLVPDDLQKAWAQMEEIKKSGLARSVGVSNFREEDILEISKTWTHAPAVNQIEYNPYNFHAPNMERLTALMKQHNIKIQCYGPLNSVHRVAGGPVDPVADKIAKERGSTPAQVLLLWASQYGGGTVVTTSRNKQRQAEQLAAFSQPPLSADEVSAIAQAGRGKFHRQFMKEVWDLAKA